A genomic stretch from Methylophilus medardicus includes:
- a CDS encoding TlpA family protein disulfide reductase, giving the protein MRNVARVVMTLLLVVVLGSGFRWLYLNRDQFMATQSALPSLEAVAPFWASTLSDAAGKSYALSQFKGKPLIVNFWATWCEPCREEMPEISALATAHPEISVVGLAIDEAAAVHEFAASTPVSYPLLIAENEGLPLAEALGNHKGVLPYTVILSAQGEVKQIFFGRVSRKMLQDALNL; this is encoded by the coding sequence ATGCGTAATGTTGCCCGTGTCGTGATGACGCTATTATTGGTGGTTGTGTTGGGAAGCGGATTTCGCTGGCTTTATCTCAATCGCGATCAGTTCATGGCGACCCAATCTGCCTTACCAAGTCTCGAAGCCGTCGCCCCGTTTTGGGCATCTACCCTGTCTGATGCAGCTGGGAAATCCTATGCATTATCGCAATTTAAAGGCAAACCACTCATCGTTAATTTTTGGGCCACGTGGTGCGAGCCATGCCGCGAAGAGATGCCCGAAATTTCTGCCTTAGCCACCGCCCATCCAGAGATTTCAGTCGTGGGGCTTGCAATAGATGAAGCCGCCGCAGTGCATGAGTTTGCAGCCAGCACCCCGGTGAGCTACCCGCTGCTGATCGCTGAAAACGAAGGCTTGCCTTTGGCTGAGGCCTTGGGTAACCACAAGGGGGTGTTGCCTTATACCGTCATCCTTTCGGCGCAAGGGGAGGTCAAGCAAATTTTCTTTGGTCGAGTCAGCCGTAAAATGCTGCAAGATGCACTAAATTTGTAG